Proteins encoded in a region of the Bacillus methanolicus genome:
- a CDS encoding ReoY family proteolytic degradation factor gives MTAPVSVNEKKDFIRWFLNHYQLKRRECVWILNYLMSHDQLMEKVHFVEQAQFCPRGLVMSTHCVDEVPFRFYKENVMTTDAEKSFHDIRLNRDEEIYIQLNFHASYKAPQYAAVLEENPYMPKKLQITEKDRLIAERFLMESIQRFQEEKLLQLIDKALDEQDEEAFRQLTSQLKIMKKQS, from the coding sequence ATGACGGCCCCTGTTTCTGTCAACGAGAAGAAAGATTTTATTCGCTGGTTTTTAAACCATTATCAATTAAAAAGAAGAGAGTGTGTATGGATCTTAAACTACTTAATGAGCCATGATCAGCTTATGGAAAAGGTTCATTTTGTTGAGCAGGCACAATTTTGTCCAAGAGGGCTTGTAATGTCTACCCACTGTGTAGATGAAGTGCCATTCCGCTTCTACAAAGAAAACGTCATGACTACAGATGCGGAAAAATCTTTCCACGATATCCGTTTGAACCGGGACGAGGAAATATACATTCAATTAAATTTCCATGCATCTTATAAGGCCCCTCAGTATGCAGCAGTATTGGAAGAAAATCCGTATATGCCGAAAAAACTGCAAATAACAGAAAAAGACCGGCTCATTGCAGAACGCTTTCTTATGGAAAGCATCCAGCGGTTTCAGGAGGAAAAGCTGCTCCAGCTGATTGATAAAGCTCTTGATGAGCAGGATGAGGAAGCGTTTCGACAGCTTACCTCTCAATTGAAAATTATGAAAAAACAATCGTAA